In Raphanus sativus cultivar WK10039 chromosome 5, ASM80110v3, whole genome shotgun sequence, the following proteins share a genomic window:
- the LOC108862297 gene encoding bifunctional protein FolD 2, protein MASSDQTAKIIDGKAIAQTIRSEIAEEVRDLSEKHGKVPGLAVVIVGARKDSQTYVTMKRKACAEVGIKSFDVDLPEDVSEADLITKVHLLNSDPDVHGILVQLPLPKHINEENVLSAISIDKDVDGFHPLNIGKLAMKGREPLFLPCTPKGCLELLVRSGIKIKGQRAVVVGRSNIVGLPVSLLLLKADATVTTVHSHTRDPEAIIREADIVIAAAGQACMIKGDWIKPGAAVIDVGTNAVSDPSRKSGYRLVGDVDYAEACKVAGFVTPVPGGVGPMTVAMLLRNTLDGAKRVIGQ, encoded by the exons ATGGCTTCATCTGATCAAACGGCGAAGATAATCGATGGGAAGGCGATTGCTCAAACCATCCGATCAGAGATCGCCGAGGAAGTTCGCGATCTATCTGAGAAACACGGCAAG GTCCCAGGACTAGCGGTAGTTATAGTTGGGGCACGGAAAGATTCACAGACATATGTGACTATGAAGAGGAAAGCGTGTGCTGAGGTTGGGATCAAATCATTTGATGTGGACCTACCAGAGGATGTTTCTGAAGCTGATCTTATAACCAAAGTTCATCTACTCAATTCAGATCCTGATGTTCATG GTATATTAGTTCAACTCCCATTGCCGAAACATATTAATGAGGAGAATGTTTTAAGTGCAATCAGCATTGATAAAGATGTAGATGGCTTCCATCCTCTGAATATTGGTAAGCTAGCCATGAAAGGCAGAGAACCCCTCTTCCTTCCATGCACCCCTAAG GGATGTTTGGAACTCTTAGTAAGAAGTGGCATAAAGATAAAAGGGCAACGAGCTGTTGTAGTAGGTCGGAGCAACATCGTTGGATTGCCTGTTTCGCTTCTATTGCTCAAGGCTGATGCTACTGTTACCACCGTACATTCCCACACCAGAGATCCTGAGGCTATCATACGGGAAGCTGACATCGTTATTGCTGCAGCCGGACAAGCCTGCATG ATTAAGGGGGACTGGATTAAGCCAGGGGCTGCGGTGATCGATGTTGGAACCAATGCAGTGAGCGACCCGAGCAGGAAATCAGGATACCGGTTGGTTGGAGATGTGGATTACGCAGAGGCTTGTAAAGTTGCAGGGTTCGTAACTCCGGTCCCTGGTGGTGTAGGTCCAATGACCGTGGCAATGCTGCTGAGGAACACCTTAGACGGCGCCAAGCGGGTCATTGGCCAGTAA
- the LOC108862300 gene encoding protein LNK3 isoform X3 → MDCCYTGMKFEELLVPNYQESSSNGMWGGWSMNSPEAAEKCFDYDGEGSLYSQMGMRTSGASTLDDFEGIEHMDDIFLSSILEDVPGDDGDVQRALNSNNCVGSSSSMYGGRDVHMFHCHDMPLKEEAPFTISDLSTEENMFDSQYGDELSSEELVLQDLQRASEKLTDETRKCFRDTFYRLARNSQEKFDSVNTNSEEFYMQASRYGYGGDNTSYLIAG, encoded by the exons ATGGATTGTTGTTATACGGGAATGAAGTTTGAAGAGCTTCTTGTACCTAATTATCAAGAGTCGTCGTCTAATGGTATGTGGGGTGGGTGGAGCATGAACTCCCCTGAAGCTGCAGAGAAGTGTTTCGATTACGATGGTGAAGGATCGTTGTATAGTCAGATGGGTATGAGGACGAGTGGGGCTTCTACACTTGATGATTTCGAAGGAATCGAACATATGGATGATATTTTCTT AAGTTCAATTTTGGAGGATGTTCCAGGGGATGATGGAGATGTACAACGTGCGCTCAATAGCAATAACTGTGTTGGGTCTTCTTCCTCTATGTACGGTGGCAGGGATGTTCACATGTTCCATTGTCATGACATGCCTCTAAAG GAGGAAGCTCCATTTACAATCTCGGACCTGTCTACTGAAGAGAACATGTTTGATTCACAGTATGGTGATGAACTGTCTTCTGAAGAACTCGTGTTACAGGATCTGCAGAGAGCTTCTGAAAAG TTAACTGATGAGACAAGAAAGTGTTTCCGGGATACGTTTTACCGGCTGGCAAGAAACTCACAAGAGAAGTTTGATTCAGTCAACACTAACTCAGAAGAGTTCTATATGCAAGCATCCAGATATGGTTATGGTGGTGATAATACCAG TTATTTGATTGCAGGATga
- the LOC108862300 gene encoding protein LNK3 isoform X1 yields MDCCYTGMKFEELLVPNYQESSSNGMWGGWSMNSPEAAEKCFDYDGEGSLYSQMGMRTSGASTLDDFEGIEHMDDIFLSSILEDVPGDDGDVQRALNSNNCVGSSSSMYGGRDVHMFHCHDMPLKEEAPFTISDLSTEENMFDSQYGDELSSEELVLQDLQRASEKLTDETRKCFRDTFYRLARNSQEKFDSVNTNSEEFYMQASRYGYGGDNTRMSREEEEIESETNSIDRAIANLTFNKMESNISNFPLSERVQ; encoded by the exons ATGGATTGTTGTTATACGGGAATGAAGTTTGAAGAGCTTCTTGTACCTAATTATCAAGAGTCGTCGTCTAATGGTATGTGGGGTGGGTGGAGCATGAACTCCCCTGAAGCTGCAGAGAAGTGTTTCGATTACGATGGTGAAGGATCGTTGTATAGTCAGATGGGTATGAGGACGAGTGGGGCTTCTACACTTGATGATTTCGAAGGAATCGAACATATGGATGATATTTTCTT AAGTTCAATTTTGGAGGATGTTCCAGGGGATGATGGAGATGTACAACGTGCGCTCAATAGCAATAACTGTGTTGGGTCTTCTTCCTCTATGTACGGTGGCAGGGATGTTCACATGTTCCATTGTCATGACATGCCTCTAAAG GAGGAAGCTCCATTTACAATCTCGGACCTGTCTACTGAAGAGAACATGTTTGATTCACAGTATGGTGATGAACTGTCTTCTGAAGAACTCGTGTTACAGGATCTGCAGAGAGCTTCTGAAAAG TTAACTGATGAGACAAGAAAGTGTTTCCGGGATACGTTTTACCGGCTGGCAAGAAACTCACAAGAGAAGTTTGATTCAGTCAACACTAACTCAGAAGAGTTCTATATGCAAGCATCCAGATATGGTTATGGTGGTGATAATACCAG GATgagtagagaagaagaagagattgaatCTGAAACAAACTCAATCGATAGAGCCATCGCAAACCTCACATTCAACAAGATGGAATCCAACATAAGCAACTTTCCTCTATCAGAAAGAGTACAGTAA
- the LOC108862301 gene encoding uncharacterized protein LOC108862301, whose product MAITPLRITTPFPSQPFLPTRKLFTVVRATDVESTEETQPDSTPTEDSSSSEEFESRLSNIRLRYRSGTGKKAEVRKSKKGSSSSSSSAGSKSSGLYLPPVSLKEPVSGGLKVELGFSPYTERLNGRMAGLGLAALLLVELATGKSVLNYHTPSVVWLQIYFLAAVSAMFVKIEKEKVSVWPKD is encoded by the coding sequence ATGGCGATAACACCTCTACGCATCACGACCCCTTTCCCATCTCAACCCTTTCTCCCAACCAGAAAGCTCTTCACCGTCGTCCGCGCCACCGACGTCGAATCAACGGAAGAGACTCAACCCGACTCAACCCCAACCGAagactcctcctcctccgaggAGTTCGAGTCCCGTCTCTCGAACATCCGGCTCAGGTACCGAAGCGGGACGGGGAAGAAAGCAGAGGTGAGGAAATCGAAGAAAGGGTCCTCGTCGTCCTCATCATCAGCCGGTTCGAAAAGCTCGGGACTTTACTTGCCGCCGGTGAGTCTGAAGGAGCCGGTCTCGGGCGGGTTGAAGGTGGAGTTGGGGTTTAGCCCTTACACGGAGCGGCTTAACGGGAGGATGGCGGGGCTAGGGCTCGCGGCGTTGCTTCTGGTGGAGCTGGCGACGGGGAAGAGCGTGTTGAATTACCACACGCCGTCTGTGGTGTGGCTTCAGATCTATTTCTTGGCGGCTGTTTCTGCTATGTTTGTTAAGATTGAGAAGGAGAAGGTTAGTGTTTGGCCTAAGGATTAA
- the LOC108862300 gene encoding protein LNK3 isoform X2 — protein sequence MDCCYTGMKFEELLVPNYQESSSNGMWGGWSMNSPEAAEKCFDYDGEGSLYSQMGMRTSGASTLDDFEGIEHMDDIFFSILEDVPGDDGDVQRALNSNNCVGSSSSMYGGRDVHMFHCHDMPLKEEAPFTISDLSTEENMFDSQYGDELSSEELVLQDLQRASEKLTDETRKCFRDTFYRLARNSQEKFDSVNTNSEEFYMQASRYGYGGDNTRMSREEEEIESETNSIDRAIANLTFNKMESNISNFPLSERVQ from the exons ATGGATTGTTGTTATACGGGAATGAAGTTTGAAGAGCTTCTTGTACCTAATTATCAAGAGTCGTCGTCTAATGGTATGTGGGGTGGGTGGAGCATGAACTCCCCTGAAGCTGCAGAGAAGTGTTTCGATTACGATGGTGAAGGATCGTTGTATAGTCAGATGGGTATGAGGACGAGTGGGGCTTCTACACTTGATGATTTCGAAGGAATCGAACATATGGATGATATTTTCTT TTCAATTTTGGAGGATGTTCCAGGGGATGATGGAGATGTACAACGTGCGCTCAATAGCAATAACTGTGTTGGGTCTTCTTCCTCTATGTACGGTGGCAGGGATGTTCACATGTTCCATTGTCATGACATGCCTCTAAAG GAGGAAGCTCCATTTACAATCTCGGACCTGTCTACTGAAGAGAACATGTTTGATTCACAGTATGGTGATGAACTGTCTTCTGAAGAACTCGTGTTACAGGATCTGCAGAGAGCTTCTGAAAAG TTAACTGATGAGACAAGAAAGTGTTTCCGGGATACGTTTTACCGGCTGGCAAGAAACTCACAAGAGAAGTTTGATTCAGTCAACACTAACTCAGAAGAGTTCTATATGCAAGCATCCAGATATGGTTATGGTGGTGATAATACCAG GATgagtagagaagaagaagagattgaatCTGAAACAAACTCAATCGATAGAGCCATCGCAAACCTCACATTCAACAAGATGGAATCCAACATAAGCAACTTTCCTCTATCAGAAAGAGTACAGTAA